In Nomia melanderi isolate GNS246 chromosome 5, iyNomMela1, whole genome shotgun sequence, a single genomic region encodes these proteins:
- the Prx6a gene encoding peroxiredoxin 6a — translation MVLLGETFPNFDAETQNGTINFYNWLGDSWGILFSHPNDFTPVCTTELARVATLMPEFKKLGVKIIGLSCNSVESHRKWIEDIKFYGKITEGEFPYPIIEDESRKLAASLGMLDPAEVDGYGIPMSARAVFIIDPAKKMRLSILYPATTGRNFDEILRVVESLQLTEKYKVATPADWKKGEDVMIQPTVSDDEAKTLYDNIKTLTLPSGKTYLRIVPQPTYT, via the exons ATGGTTCTATTAGGTGAAACATTTCCAAACTTCGATGCGGAGACCCAAAATGgcacaattaatttttataactggCTAGGCGACTC ATggggaattttattttcacatcCGAATGATTTTACACCGGTATGTACAACAGAATTAGCACGAGTGGCAACATTAATGcccgaatttaaaaaattgggtGTGAAAATTATTGGTTTATCGTGTAATTCAGTTGAATCACATCGTAAGTGGATAGAA GACATAAAGTTCTACGGAAAAATAACCGAAGGGGAGTTTCCTTATCCAATAATAGAAGATGAATCTCGAAAACTCGCAGCATCATTGGGAATGTTAGATCCTGCAGAAGTTGATGGCTATGGTATACCTATGTCTGCTAGAGCAGTATTTATCATTGATCCTGCTAAAAAGATGCGATTATCAATTTTATACCCTGCAACAACTGGAAGAAACTTTGA TGAAATTTTACGAGTGGTTGAGTCACTTCAACTGACAGAGAAGTATAAAGTAGCAACTCCTGCTGACTGGAAG AAAGGTGAAGATGTTATGATTCAGCCTACTGTTTCTGATGATGAGGCAAAAACGTTGTATGacaatattaaaactttaacaCTACCATCAGGCAAAACTTATTTGCGTATTGTACCTCAGCCAACCTACacataa